The genomic segment CCGCCACCACAAAGCGGTGGGGCACACCGCAGGCGTTGAAGCTGCCGCTCCAAAATGCGCCCAGCTCCACCGGGCAGTCCACCAGTTCGTCGTAGTTCTTGGCCGAGTACAGACCAAAGCCTTTTTTGTCGGTTTTGACGGCGGTCAGGCCCGTGGCGGCCTGCCAGTTGGGCTGGCTTGGAATGGGGGGCAGTTGCAGCTGGTGCGGCACATGTTCTTGCCCGTGCACCCGCAGGCACACACTCGTGCCATTGAAGAAGCCGCGCTGGCTGTCCAGCCAGGCGGTGCGCACCGAATGGTCAAAGGCATAGACTTCGTAGCTCAGCACCAAGGGCTGCTCGATCTTGCAGGCCAGGGTCCAACTGCACTTGTCCTGCTGCTGGATGGGCACGTTGCGCCGGCCCTGTTTGGCCTGGAGGTGTTGCAAGTTTTTGGAAAACTCCCGCACCAGATAACTGCCTGGAATCCACACCGGCAGCGACACGGTTTGCAAAGCCTGCGGCTGCGCAATGGTCAAGGTGACGCGAAACAGATGCGCATGCAGGTCGGCGGCTTCAACGGTGAAGTGGATGGCAGTCATGTTGCACCCGCCGCCAAAAAGCAGCTCAGGCTGGCCACGGTGGTCAGTTGCAGGCGCATCGGCAGCCAGGGGGCCAAGCCCGCAGCGGGCCAGGTGCGGCGGTCCATCACATAGCATCCGATCAGCACAAAGCCCAACAGGGGCAAGCCGGCGAAGGCGGGCATCATCACGCCCACCCAGGCCAGCAGTGAGGGCACCACGCCCCAGGTGAAGTAGATGCGAGGCGCGTTGGGGCTGATCAAGGCGTTGCGAAAGCCCACGCCCCAATGGATGCCCCCCAAAAACGACACGATCACCGCGCCATAGCCTTGCATGGACAGGGCCACATACGGGTGCAGTTCGGGACCGACCAGCCACAGGCACAGGGCCAGAAATACAAAAGGGATCAGACCGGCGTAACCGAGGCGGCGGATCAGTCGCCAGGTTGGGTCTTCGGTCATAGGTGTGGAAATTGGAATCGTCATTTGATCTCGGCGAGCAATTTTTCAACTTGGGCCATGGGCACGGCGCCGGGCACGCGGGTGCCATCGGCAAACAAGAGCAACGGTGTGCCCGTGATGCGGTTTTTCTGGCCAAAGGCCACGATCGCGTCCACCGCCGAGGCGTCGCAGTTGGCAGTTGGGGGGAGCGTGCCGTTGATCATCCAGTCGTTCCAAACCTTGGCCTTGTCTTTGGCGCACCAGATGTTTTTGGACTTGGTCTTGGAGTCTTCGCCCAGGATCGGGTAAAGGAAATGGTGGATGGTCACGTTGTCCAGTTTTTGCAGGTCTTTTTCGAAACGCTTGCAGTAGCCGCAGTTGGGGTCGGCAAAGACGGCCAGCTTGCGTTTGCCATTGCCGCGCACCTGGGTGAAGGCGGTTTTCAGGGGCAACTGGTCAAAGGGGATGGCTGAGAGTTTGTCCATGCGCTCTTCGGTCAGGTTGCGCTTTTGTTTCACGTCAATCAGTGCGCCCTGGATCAGGAAGTTGCCATCGGCATCGCTGTACATCACCTCGTTGCCCATGCGGATCTCGAACAGCCCGTTCATCGGCGTCTTGCTCACTTCGTCGATCTTGGGCAGGTTGGGCAGCCGTTCGCTCAGGTTTTTTCGGAGGGTCACTTCTTGGGCCATCACACTGCCCAGCGACAAGGCGGTGGTGGCCACGATCAGGGCCCATTTGGAGAGAACGAACTTCATGGAGGGGGCTTTCGGGTTCAAAAAATAAAGACGGATCAGCGGGTGCTCTTGGCGCTGGCTTGGTTTGGCGAGGTGCTTTGGCCCATCGCGCGTTGCGTCATCCAGTGTTTGAGAGGGCCGCTGCGGTCAAAGCCGCTCATGCCCCAGTTGCGCAGGTTTTGCCAGACCGGACCGGGTTGGGCAAACAGACGTTGCAAGCCATCGGTGACCCAGCCCATGGCCTGTACATCGGCTTGGCGTGCGCGTTCGTAGCGGCGCAGCAGCTTGAGGTCGTGCAACGGTCGCCAAAATTCTTTCGCGCGGATCACCCGCACCAGCTCGGCGACATCGGCCAAGCCCACATTCAGGCCTTGGCCTGCCAGCGGGTGGATGGCATGGGCCGCGTCGCCCGCGAGCGCGAAAGACTGCTTGGCCTGGCCCGGCATGGGGCCAATCCAGCGCTCGGCCCGGGCCAGTTGCAGCGGCCACAGCGCACGCTCGGCCGACAACTGCATGCCGCCCAAAGCTTGGCCACAGGCCCGGGCCAGCGCGTCGGCAAAATCTTGGGCACTGAGCGCCATGAGTTCTTGCGCCCGCAGAGGGTGCACCGACCAGACCAGCGCGACTTCGCGCCCGCCTTCGCCCCCCAGGGGCAGCAGGGCCAGCACTTCGGCTTGAGGCTGCGACAGCCCGGGCGCGTGGCTCCAGCCGAACCATTGCCGGGCGATGCCATGGTGCGGGCGCTCGCACAACAGGCGCGCGGCCAAGGCGTGTTGATCGTAGTGCGTGATGTCAAAGCCCACGCCCAGCTCGGCACGCGTGTGGCTGGCACGGCCTTCGCAGACCACTGTGAGCGGTGCAGCCACCGGTGCCTGCACCACCTGAATCTGGGGCTGAAACTGCACGGCCTGGGTCAGCAGCGCTTGCAGCACGGGCACATCCACCATCCAATTGAGCTCACCCACACCCTGCTCGCGGGCTCCAAAGTTGAGTTGGCCGCCATCGTCGCCCCACACTTGCATCTGGTGCACAGGCGTGACGGCGGGGGCCTCAGGCCAGCAGCGCAGGTCTTGCAACAAGGCCATGGCCGCGCCGTTGAGCGAATAAGCGCGCACATCAGGGGTGGTTGTGGGGGAGGGGACGTCGACCAAGGTCACGTTCAGCCGCTCACGGGCCAGCAGCAAAGCCAAAGTGCGGCCCACGATGCCAGCGCCGCGGATGCAAATGTCAGGTGGAAGAGCCATGCCCGCATTGTAAGGAGGCGGCCCATGGCGCTGGGCAGCCGGGGACTTTGGGGCCGGGCCGGTGGCATTGGGCTGAGCCGTTAAAATCGTCGCCTGATTTCCGAACCTTCCCCCGAATCACCGAAAGCCTTCCATGAGCCTCAAATGCGGCATCGTGGGTCTGCCCAATGTGGGCAAATCCACCCTTTTCAACGCCCTGACCAAAGCTGGCATTGCCGCTGAAAACTACCCCTTTTGCACCATCGAGCCCAACACCGGCGTGGTGGAGGTGCCTGATCCGCGCTTGCAGCAGTTGGCCGAGATCATCACGCCCGAGCGCATCGTGCCCGCCATCGTGGAGTTCGTGGACATCGCCGGCTTGGTGGCCGGGGCCAGCACCGGCGAAGGCCTGGGCAACAAGTTTTTGGCCCACATCCGCGAGACCGACGCCATCGTCAACGTGGTGCGTTGCTTTGAAGACGACAACGTGATCCACGTGGCCAACAAGGTGGATCCGATTGCCGACATCGAAGTCATTCAGACCGAGCTGTGCCTGGCCGACCTGGCGGCTGCCGAAAAAGCCATCCACCGGGTGAGCAAAATCGCCCGCTCGGGTGACAAGGACGCCGCCAAGCAATTGGCGATCCTGGAAAAGTGCCAAACGGCCCTGAACGACACGCAGCCGGTGCGCACCATCGACTTCAGCAAGGAAGAACGCGCCGAGCTCAAGCAGTTCTTCTTCATCACCGCCAAGCCAGCCATGTTTGTGGCCAACGTGTCCGAAGACGGTTTCGAGAACAACCCCTTCTTGGACCGCCTCAAGGCCTTTGCCGCCAAGCAAAACGCACCGGTGGTGGCCATTTGCGCCAAGATCGAAGCCGAGCTGTCCGAAATGGACGACGCCGATCGCTTGGAGTTCCTGAAGGAAATCGGTCAGGACGAGCCAGGTCTCAACCGCCTGATCCGCTCGGCCTACACCTTGCTCGGCCTGCAAACCTACTTCACCGCAGGTGTGAAGGAAGTGCGCGCCTGGACCATCCATGTGGGCGACACCGGCCCGCAAGCCGCTGGCGTGATCCACACCGACTTTGAAAAGGGCTACATCCGCGCCCAGACCATTGCGTTTGACGACTACATCGCTTTCCAGGGCGAGCAAGGCGCCAAGGACGCAGGCAAGATGCGCGCAGAAGGCAAGGAATACGTCGTCAAGGACGGCGATGTGATGAACTTCCTGTTCAGCTCCTGATTCGAGGTCTGAGGCCAGCAAAAAACCGCGCCAGGGCGCGGTTTTTTTGTGCCATCCCGTTGACGAGGCTGGTTGAGGGCGGCTCAGTGGCTGGAGGTCAAGAACGTCAGCACCGGAGCCACGCTGCGTGCAGGGTCTTCTTCTTGTGGCACATGGCTCAGCCCCTCGAACACCACGTATTGGCTGGCCGCAATGTCCTGGTGAAAGCGCTGGCCAGAGGGCTCTGTGATGAGCTTGTCTTGCGCCCCCCAAAGGATGAGGGTGGGCTGCCGGATGGTTTTGATGAGCCCGGCAGATTGCGCATCGGTCTCTCGCAGCTTCAGGCGCTGTGTCAGGCTCTCACGGTTGCCTGCGCGCAGCGTCAATTCGACATAGCGGTCCACCAGCTCGGGCGTGACTTTGCCCGGGTCTGCATACACGTTGCGCACACTGGACTCGATCATGCGCCGCGGCAAGAGCTGGCGCATGACGGGTTGGAGCCAGCTGATTTGTGCCAGCCGAAAGCCCAGCGGTACAGACGTCGACTGCAAAGGGTAGCCGCTGGCATCCACCAGCACCAAACGGGTGACGCGCGTGGGGTGCCGCACGGCGGTGTGCCATGCAATGCCACCGCCCAGCGAATTGCCCGCCAGCACCGCTTGGCGCACGCCCAGTTGGTCCAGCAGCGCCACGATGAAGTCGGCGTAGCGTTCCATCCGGTAGTCGCCATCGGGGGCGGGGCCGGTCAGGCCAAAGCCAGGCAAGTCCATGCGGATCACGCGCCGCTGCCCTTTGAGCGCCTGCGTCCACCCGTCCCAGGTGTGCAGGCTGGCCGAGGTGCCGTGGATCAGAACGATGGGTTCGGGGTCGTCCCTGGGGCCCTCGTCGCGCAGGTGCACTGGCATGCCTTGCAAGGTCACAAATTGAGAAGGGGCAGTGGCCCAGCGGGCCTTGAGGCTGTCCACGCTTCGATCGGGCGCCCATGACAGACCGATGCCCGCCAGCAGCATCAAGATCACCGCCAAAACCAACCAAGGCAGCAGACGAAGCGTTCTCATGCCATCACCCCTTGAGGAAAAAACCAGAGCAACACCGTCGTCATGACCAGGTAGCGGGCAAATTTGCCGATCGCCATGTACAGCGCGCAGGGCCAAAAGGGTTGTTTGAGCCAGCCCGCCACGGCGCACAGCGGGTCTCCCACCACGGGCAGCCAGCTCAGCAGGCAGGCTTTGGGCCCCAGCTTTTCGAGCCAAGCCAGCGCCCGCAAGTGGGTGCTGGAGTCCCGCCATTTGTCGACCGCCTGGTGCGCGCCCCAGCCCATCCACCAGCTGACCATGCCGCCCAGCGTATTGCCCACTGTGGCCACCAAAATGGCGGGCCAAAACAGCTCGGGGTTGAGCTTGACCAGACCAAACACGGCAGGCTCAGAGCCCAAGGGCAACAAGGTGGCCGAAATGAAGGAGACCACGAACACAGTGCTCAGGCCGTGTTGCGGCAGGGCCAGCCATTGCAGTAGTTCATTGAGCCAAAGTTCCATGGCCGCCAGTGTAGCGGCCGGCCCATGGCAGGATGGCAAGCAAGCCTCTGAGCAAGGCGATTTATATAACACAGTCAGCTTTCATTTGCTGAAAAATTAAGCAACTACAATCGTGCCTCCTTTTTGAGCAATCCACCTTTCGCACACCCACCTGTCATGCAGATTGGCCCCTATTTGTTGCCGAACAATTTGTTTGTCGCCCCCATGGCGGGGGTGACTGACCGGCCATTTCGCCAGCTGTGCAGGCAGTTCGGGGCGGGCTATGCGGTGAGCGAAATGGTGACCTCGCGCCCCGACTTGTGGGCCTCGCTCAAAACCTCGCGCCGGGCCAACCACGATGGCGAGCCGGGCCCGATCGCGGTGCAGATCGCGGGTACCGAAGCGCAGATGATGGCCGATGCCACGCGCTACAACATCGACCGGGGTGCGCAGATCATCGACATCAACATGGGCTGCCCGGCCAAAAAAGTTTGTAACAAATGGGCCGGCTCTGCCCTGATGCAAGACGAGCCGCTGGCGCTGGCCATCATCAGCGCCGTGGTCGAAGCGGCTTTACCCCATGGCGTGCCTGTGACCCTGAAGATGCGCACCGGCTGGTGCGATGCCGAAAAAAACGCCCTGAGCCTGGCCCGTGCCGCCGAGAGCGCCGGGGTGCAGATGGTCACCGTGCACGGCCGCACCCGCGAGCAGGGTTACAAAGGCTGGGCCGAATACGACACCGTGGCGGCCGTCAAAGCCGCCCTGAAGATCCCGGTGGTGGCCAATGGCGACGTGGATTCGCCCGAAAAGGCGCGCGAGGTGCTGAAAATCACCGGTGCCGACGCCGTGATGATCGGCCGCGCCGCACAAGGCAGCC from the Limnohabitans sp. 2KL-27 genome contains:
- a CDS encoding DUF3429 domain-containing protein, with amino-acid sequence MTEDPTWRLIRRLGYAGLIPFVFLALCLWLVGPELHPYVALSMQGYGAVIVSFLGGIHWGVGFRNALISPNAPRIYFTWGVVPSLLAWVGVMMPAFAGLPLLGFVLIGCYVMDRRTWPAAGLAPWLPMRLQLTTVASLSCFLAAGAT
- a CDS encoding DsbC family protein — its product is MKFVLSKWALIVATTALSLGSVMAQEVTLRKNLSERLPNLPKIDEVSKTPMNGLFEIRMGNEVMYSDADGNFLIQGALIDVKQKRNLTEERMDKLSAIPFDQLPLKTAFTQVRGNGKRKLAVFADPNCGYCKRFEKDLQKLDNVTIHHFLYPILGEDSKTKSKNIWCAKDKAKVWNDWMINGTLPPTANCDASAVDAIVAFGQKNRITGTPLLLFADGTRVPGAVPMAQVEKLLAEIK
- a CDS encoding FAD-dependent monooxygenase translates to MALPPDICIRGAGIVGRTLALLLARERLNVTLVDVPSPTTTPDVRAYSLNGAAMALLQDLRCWPEAPAVTPVHQMQVWGDDGGQLNFGAREQGVGELNWMVDVPVLQALLTQAVQFQPQIQVVQAPVAAPLTVVCEGRASHTRAELGVGFDITHYDQHALAARLLCERPHHGIARQWFGWSHAPGLSQPQAEVLALLPLGGEGGREVALVWSVHPLRAQELMALSAQDFADALARACGQALGGMQLSAERALWPLQLARAERWIGPMPGQAKQSFALAGDAAHAIHPLAGQGLNVGLADVAELVRVIRAKEFWRPLHDLKLLRRYERARQADVQAMGWVTDGLQRLFAQPGPVWQNLRNWGMSGFDRSGPLKHWMTQRAMGQSTSPNQASAKSTR
- the ychF gene encoding redox-regulated ATPase YchF, which gives rise to MSLKCGIVGLPNVGKSTLFNALTKAGIAAENYPFCTIEPNTGVVEVPDPRLQQLAEIITPERIVPAIVEFVDIAGLVAGASTGEGLGNKFLAHIRETDAIVNVVRCFEDDNVIHVANKVDPIADIEVIQTELCLADLAAAEKAIHRVSKIARSGDKDAAKQLAILEKCQTALNDTQPVRTIDFSKEERAELKQFFFITAKPAMFVANVSEDGFENNPFLDRLKAFAAKQNAPVVAICAKIEAELSEMDDADRLEFLKEIGQDEPGLNRLIRSAYTLLGLQTYFTAGVKEVRAWTIHVGDTGPQAAGVIHTDFEKGYIRAQTIAFDDYIAFQGEQGAKDAGKMRAEGKEYVVKDGDVMNFLFSS
- a CDS encoding alpha/beta fold hydrolase, whose protein sequence is MRTLRLLPWLVLAVILMLLAGIGLSWAPDRSVDSLKARWATAPSQFVTLQGMPVHLRDEGPRDDPEPIVLIHGTSASLHTWDGWTQALKGQRRVIRMDLPGFGLTGPAPDGDYRMERYADFIVALLDQLGVRQAVLAGNSLGGGIAWHTAVRHPTRVTRLVLVDASGYPLQSTSVPLGFRLAQISWLQPVMRQLLPRRMIESSVRNVYADPGKVTPELVDRYVELTLRAGNRESLTQRLKLRETDAQSAGLIKTIRQPTLILWGAQDKLITEPSGQRFHQDIAASQYVVFEGLSHVPQEEDPARSVAPVLTFLTSSH
- a CDS encoding YqaA family protein, producing MELWLNELLQWLALPQHGLSTVFVVSFISATLLPLGSEPAVFGLVKLNPELFWPAILVATVGNTLGGMVSWWMGWGAHQAVDKWRDSSTHLRALAWLEKLGPKACLLSWLPVVGDPLCAVAGWLKQPFWPCALYMAIGKFARYLVMTTVLLWFFPQGVMA
- the dusB gene encoding tRNA dihydrouridine synthase DusB; protein product: MQIGPYLLPNNLFVAPMAGVTDRPFRQLCRQFGAGYAVSEMVTSRPDLWASLKTSRRANHDGEPGPIAVQIAGTEAQMMADATRYNIDRGAQIIDINMGCPAKKVCNKWAGSALMQDEPLALAIISAVVEAALPHGVPVTLKMRTGWCDAEKNALSLARAAESAGVQMVTVHGRTREQGYKGWAEYDTVAAVKAALKIPVVANGDVDSPEKAREVLKITGADAVMIGRAAQGSPWIFREIGHFLATGEHLAPPLVAEVRRALLEHLQDHYGLYGEYTGVRSARKHIGWYVRTLPGGDTFREHMNTLETAAGQLAAVAAYLDGLAEQMERLPQRQPLSPEACTDLETTP